A single genomic interval of Hevea brasiliensis isolate MT/VB/25A 57/8 chromosome 4, ASM3005281v1, whole genome shotgun sequence harbors:
- the LOC131179448 gene encoding uncharacterized protein LOC131179448, which produces MIDMCLIALEDDEKESRRIRSMECSISTRCEGEEINDEVANMCFTAMEESSNEMCLKSSKLESKWYLDGGCSRHMTENVNLFLSLEKKDGGGLVTFGDNDKGKIVGIGKVGKENSPILDKMPLVDGLKHNLLNVSQLCDKGCRVIFESKSCFVSRMSDNKMLFISERIENIYVINLYALFSKDVKCFVSISDDSWTWHRRLNILAWTFLQT; this is translated from the exons ATGATTGACATGTGCTTAATTGCTTTGGAAGATGATGAAAAAGAATCAAGAAGAATAAGAAGCATGGAATGTTCAATATCCACAAGATGTGAAGGTGAAGAGATCAATGATGAAGTTGCCAATATGTGCTTCACGGCAATGGAGGAAAGCTCTAATGAG ATGTGCTTGAAATCCTCAAAGCTTGAAAGTAAGTGGTACTTGGATGGTGGATGTTCAAGACACATGACCGAAAATGTCAATCTCttcctttcacttgaaaagaaagatggaGGTGGGCTAGTGACTTTTGGTGATAATGATAAAGGTAAAATTGTGGGAATAGGTAAGGTTGGCAAGGAAAACTCCCCTATTCTTGATAAAATGCCTTTGGTTGatggtttaaaacataatttgcttaatgttagtcaattatgtgataagggCTGTAGAGTTATTTTTGAGTCCAAATCTTGCTTTGTGTCTAGGATGAGTGATAACAAAATGTTGTTTAttagtgaaagaattgaaaatatttatgttatcAATTTGTATGCTTTGTTTAGCAAAGATGTCAAGTGCTTTGTTTCTATTAGTGATGACTCTTGGACTTGGCATAGAAGGCTTAACATTCTAGCATGGACCTTCTTGCAAACTTGA